The sequence CCCATGTGTGGGGAGACGGGGTCTGTGGGTGGCTAAGCAGTGCCAGCCAAGAGAAGCCTTTCTCCACGTCTGGGTGGGATGTCCCTGCTTCTCAGCAATACATGGCTTTCTGGGCCCATGTCTAGCTGGCTCGAGGGCCCcaggctccccccaccccagggggctgcttattttcctcatctgtgggaGAAAGATGCCCCAGGAGTGGGTGTGAGCTGCAGGGGAGAGTCTGGCTGATGAATGTCCTCAGCATTGCAGGTGCTGAACTCACAGGCCTGGCCCAAGGTGAGGGGTGGTTGGGATAGGGGAGCCGGGTAGTGGAGGTGGCAGGCACGGGGCAGCTGAGTCCTGGGGTTGCTCTTCACTGCCCGTGTTTACAGCTAGGCCTTGAATTTTCCTTCCCTCCAGATGGCTCTTGGCCCAGCCCCATGGCCACCTCTGGCAAGTCCAGCCAGGCTCCATCAGGTCTCTGCCCTGGCCTGGGTGACCCCAACCCCCTCagcctcccagcccagcccagcccaggcctTCTGCTCTGAGGCTACTGTCCAGTACCCTGTCGAGGGGGTGGGTTGGGAGAGGGGGCCCTGGGTCCAGCCAAGTACCAGGAAGTCCTAAGCTGACCATGGTCAGTGGGCTTGACACGAGAAGAGTGTGCGGGAGGGGCCTGTGAGAGGGGGGCAGGTGGAGCGATATTGCCATCTGCTCATCCTGCAGAGATCAGGCTGCCCAgtgcagaggccaggaggggctAGGAGTGACCGCTGGGCTGTGGTTTCCCAAGACTCCAACAGTCAGGCCTTCTCTCCTGGGGTGATGGGTGGAGgactctccccacccacccaaacTCCCGGGAGGACACAAGACCCCTCCCCAGTAAATGTCAGGGTGCTCAGTTCTCCTTCTGAGGCCGTCCAGCCTTGGCCAAGGCCCAGTTCCTCTTCCAGAACCAGGAACATgccagccctctcccctctcctcctcctccctctatCCAAGCCCCACGTTCAGAAGGTGTCAAAGGGAGGGCCAGCCCCCAGGCCACACATCCACATGGCTCCTTCCGGGGTTTAACTGTATATAACGCTTGACACATTGACCCGGGGGCGCGTGGAGCTTGGGAGgggagcccagagcccagcaAGGAGTCCAGGCCCTCACCCAGCCCGGCGGGGTGGGGGCTGGTGCTGCAATTTCTGTCCCCCAAGACGCCGCTGTTCCCGTCAGAGGCTCAGGTGGAACCGACCCACAGACCCGCCGGGTTGCCGGTGGGGAGCAGGCCTCCATCAGGCTGGCCACTGGGACCAGGGACTGCGGAAGGCCTGGCAGGGCCGGAGCCCGGTGGCCGCGGGCGGGGGAGTTGGGGAAGGGGCTGCGGTTACATAAGCCTCtcccgggcggcggcggcgcagTCTCAAGCCCCCACCCCGGCCCTGCTCATTGTGGCCGCCGCGGTGGCGCGGCCCGCGCCCTCCTCGCCTCGCAGCCCGGCCCCGCGCACGCACCTTACCTCGGCCCGAGCTCCTGGTTCATGCCACGCCGTCTGCCGCGCGACCTCCCGTCATGGGGAGCCCAGCACGGGCGCGGGCGAGCGCGGAGGCCGCCGCGGTGGGCGACTGGCCGGCTGGACCCGCGCCCCGAGCCCCGGCCTTGCCGGGCTCCCGCGGCTGCGCCCGGAGAGGAGCTCCCCGGTGGGAGACAACAGGCTGCCCGAGCTTCCCACCGGGGAGGCCGCTGCCGTGCCCGGATAAATAAGGCCTCTTCGCAGGGAGCCCAGCGGGCGCCTCCGCCCTCCCTCGCCCTCCGCCCCGCGCTCCTCCGCGGCCGCCGGCGGCGCCGCGCGCCCCCCGCCCGGCCCACGCACGCTCCCGGTGCTGGGGACCAATCCGGGCTCGCGAGCCGGGCGGGGGCGCCGAGGGTGcgagccccgccccgccccgccggccCCGCCCGGCGCGCGCTCCGGACCCCCCCCGCGGGTGCGCGCACGACAAACTCTGGCGCGCGGCGGGTCGGGGAGGGATGGCGAGGGCGCGCGACCGGAGAGCAGGTCTCGAACGCGCCCTCGTGCGCCGAGCGGTGGCGACCCCTCCGCAGGTAGCGGAGGAAGACCTAGGCCCCTGGCCCCGGCGCTAGCCCCGGGGTGCGGGGGCCAGGAAGGGGAGGCCCGGCTCAGAGCAGGCGGGATAGTCCGACCCTCACCCTCCGGACCCTCCTGCCAGCCAGAAGCCAGGCCCCCTCATGGCCCGCACGTCCACTGCGCACCTGCTGCGGCCAGGCCGGAACCCGCAGTGGAGACAGTCGCACACCTGCGGAGCCGCACAGACGAGTGACTGAGCGCATCGTCTCAGAGGGCCATGAAAGAGCGGGAGGGCGCCGTGATGGCGACCTCGAGAgagtggtggtggcggtggctcCTGAGGATCACACTTGAGCGCAGACCCCGAGGGTGACGGGGAGGAGTTGTCCAAGAGTGAGCGTGCAAAGGTCCAGAAGGCTTAAGGGTCCCGACGAGCTCCCTCTGGAATGGACCGGAGGCCGGGAGGTGGCAGCCGCTGCAGTCCGCGGCAGGGGTGGcgggagggcagggctggggtgtgGTGGGTCCATGTGCAGGACTCTGTCAGGGCTACTGCAGACGCCACACTTCCCAGCAGGCTCAGGGCAGGACGACAGAGGCCAATAGCGTCCCATCCTGGGGTCTCCTGGGAGCTGGGACGGCGGAGGGACCAGGTGTGGGGAGAGCAGAGTGGGGTCTTCGCATCAGGGAACAGCCACAGGGCTGGGAGTGAGGCCCCCTCCCTCAGAGCGtgttaatagaaataaaactagCCAATGATCTCAACAGTGTGATGGGAAGCAGGACCCAGTGGGGCTGGTGTGAGGCTTGGGGACGGGGAAGGGGAAGCCAGGCTGGCTGGACCCTGGCTGGATGAGGGGGAGTGTTGTTCTTGCTGTTTGGGGCTGGGGGGCACTGGGTACAGTCTGTCACAGCTGGGGAGAGCACAGCTCTTCTTTGTGGCAGGGACTGAAGTCTCCCGTTCTTGCCCCTGTGCCCTGATACTGATCACAGAAGGTGGCTTGGCATGGGCAGACAGGATGAGACTTGGGAAGACAGTGGGGTATGGGAGAGCATCTCTCCAGCCTGTCCCGTGGCCTGTGGTGTGTGGGTCTGGCAGGCTGGCTTCCTGGTGGCAGCTTGACTGGTAGGGAGGGTTTCACCTTACACTTTGGGGAGCTCTTACCCCTCAGCAGGTGCCAGGGCATCCTCCAGAGAACGAGTTGTGCTTGTGTTGAGTCCTGATGCCCCGGCTCGGGGTTGGGAATGGATACACCACAAGTGCATAGGGTGGGCGTGGGGGATGCCACGACACACAATGGCGTTTGGGTCACGGAACCCTGGAAGTGGCCCCAACAAGCCAGCCCTGCCTTTGAAGAATCTGAGTAAAGAAGAGTGCTTTCTCGGAAGGACATTAAAGACATGCCATTGTAGAAGGCCCAGTTTGCCCCCTGAACACCTGTGGATCCACCTACTTCCCTCTACCTGTCACACCTCCCCaggcctctgtctctctcctccctggccACTACATCTTCACTGGTCTCTCCAGGGTGCAGAGGGGTCATTTTACAGTGCACACATGCTCCTGTTCCTCCCAGGGCTCTGTCCATTCTTTGCTGCAGTCTGCAAAGCCCTGAGTGTCTGGCACTGCCGTCCCACATCCCTGCCCGTACCCGGTCCCTTCCACTGGgagcttcagccacactggccttcctcCAAGGCCAGAAGGACACCACTAGCCTCACCTGGAGCACCCCTCCCCTGGAGCATCCTCCTCTGGAGCATACCCTCCCCTGGAGCACACCTTCCCTAGAACACCCTCACCTGGAGCACCCCCCAACTGGAGCACCCTCTCTGGGAGCACCCCTAACTGGAGCACATCCCCTGGAGCATCCCTCACCTGGAGCATCCTTCCCTTGGAGCATCCCCCACTTGGAGCATCCTCCCCTTGAGCATCCCCCACCTGGAGCACCCTCCCCTGGAACACTCCTCCCCTGAAGCACCCCTTGCCTTGATGCCTGAGCCCAGAGGAGTCTCCCATCTAGGCTGCTGGTGGGGGAGGAGTGTTTCAGCTCCAGTGGAGTCATGGGTGGTGAGAACCAGAGGCTAGTGCCACATCTCGTCCTGAGAACTTGGAAGGCTGTGAGAGGACAAGCCACCATCACATGGGGAGGGTCACCTCACATGCTCCTGAGGCCTGAGGCAACAACTCTGAAACTTCCCTGAGTCTTGTCATGGGAGGTCCTCAGACACTTTCTCAGGGGGCTCTGGTGTAGAATGTGGGCCAAATCCTCCTGAGAAATGGGTCTGGAGCCTAAAGGGGGGATACCCTCAAGGTCTCAGCACAGCACTGGTGGTGAGAGTCCCATACTCAAGAGCAAAGTGACTTGGCCTGGGGCCAGATGGACACTCTGCGCCCCACTGTCCCTGCGCCCTGCTCAGGCACAGGGCTGGAGAGTGCCTGTCGAGAGTCCCCATGGGGCAGTGGCTGAGGGTGTGTGTGGCCGTCCCGGCCACTCTGCAGCCAGATTGAGGTGCCTGCAGCTGTGGCGGCTGTGGTGGTGTAGGTGGTGGGCTTCTCTCCACTGCCCTCCAGCTCTGCTCCCTCCCTGGCCCACCCCTTGTCAAGGCTGAGGATGACTCAGGGCCCAGCTGTCACCATGGCAACCCACTTTGCCTAGTGATGCCCGTCTCCGGGTAACGGTCGTCTCCTAGCAATGGGATATTTTCCAGGGCCCTGGCTGGAGCTTGGTGGTTATTTTTAGCTCAGCTGCAAATCAATCGGCAGCTGCATTTTTGGTTCCTTGAGGAGAGGCAAGGCGTGGGGGGTGGATTTCTCAGCAAAGGGAGAAAAACATTACAGAGATAGGAACCTTGCTGCtgtgtgccctgagtgctgccCAGAGGTGGGCGAGGCCAAATCCCacctgggaggggcaggtggcaggtggAGGGGAACTGGAGGTTGTACAGGCTGCCCGGGACAATCAGCAGGCGTGACTGTGTCCTTGATGGGGTCCCTGGGAGTGCCTGATGGGCTGGTAACTCAGGTGCCCTGTGGCTCTGTAGGTCAAGCTGGGTAGGGGTGACCCAGGCCAGTGTTCATGGAGGGCACCACACGAATGTGTTACTGGATGACCCAGGATCTGGCAGTCTCCTGGCATCCCTGACCCTCAGTTGTGGGAACTGTCCTTGCTGTtctcagcccccagccccagccaggggTGCCTCACTCTGCCCGGGCCAGCTGGAGCAGCACATTAAGCCGGTCCTGGCACGAGGATCTGCGTGGCCACAGGCTCAGCCGTGGACACAAGAGGGGCCGGCCTCAGATCACCCACATCTCTCCCTTGCCCTGACTGCTAGTGAAATTCAGACCCAGTCAGGAGTCTTGGGCAAGTGGGAGACCTGatccttctttctgctttctcactGTTTCTTCAGGGGCACCTCTAGGCCAAGCCCAAACTCCCCCATGGCCAGTGGGCCTTGTAGGGCtggtcctgcccactcccaatgTCCAATTTTGTGGTTCCCAGTTTGCTCAAAACTCCATCTGTCCTCTGGGCCTCTGTCCCTTGGCTACCAACTCCACCTGCCCTCAGTGTTGCTCCTCCAGGGACCTGGGCCAGCCCAGCCCTTGCCTTGGGCATGAGTGTCCCTCATCTGTTCCCCAGCACCGTCCAGGTGGCCACCACCTGCCTGTTCAGGGCCCAGCTCACCGTGGATGCAGCATCAGTGCCCTCAGCCTGCCAGACTTGTGCTTTGGGGGGACAGCGCAATGGCTGGATGTGGCAGCTTGAGGGGTGACACCCTGCACCCCAGCACCCCATCAGACCACACCCCCAGACCCTTCTTTGGAGGCCAGGAACAGAAACCAGGTCTCCTCAGCCTGGTCGTCCCTCGGGCCAGGGAGCTTTGGGATTCTGCCTGTCCACTAGGCCAAAGCCAGGCAGAGCAGCAGTCTGGTGGGGACAACTGTTCTGGTCTCTGTACCCTCCCAGAGGTGCCGGGAGTCTCCAGCATGCCGGGTTCCAGCTTCCTGGAGCACACCCTGAAGGAGGTTCTTCCCTTGTCTGACCTCAGCTCCACCTGTTACTCCTGTTTTCGTGTGGTGGGAATGGAGAGAGGCCCTTTCTTGGGGGTCAGAGCACTGGACAGAGCCCCTAAACTAAGCATAGACAGCTGGGTAGCGACCTGAAGTTTGGGatgtctttcattcattcattcatccattcactctcCAGGTGTGTTGGCACCTGTACCCACGGCTTCCGGCTCCCCATCCTGTGGGGAGTGGAGCTGCAATGGCTAGTGACACCCAGGTGCTTTCCTGGGTGGAATCAGGTGCTGTGAGGAGAAGTGGCGTCTGTGCAGGTCTCCCCTGGAGGACAGCATCATCACTGGGCCCTTGATATcaaggcaggggcagggggcaggggaagCCCAGCATGGAGGAGACAGCTCAGGGCCAGGTGTGTGCCCCTTCCAGGCCAGGTCACCACCCAGGCACTCCTCCCTTGCACCACAAACACTGGCCTATTCactgggggtgggctggggtgggaagcCGGGGGGCCCCAGGCTGGCCAGAGGTAGATCTGCAGCAGACTCCCCACAACGCCACCAGAGGGTGCTTGGAGCCTGCTGTCTGCCTcagaggctgggctgggaggaCGCTGCCCTAAGTGACCACTGGGAAGCTGCCCTTTGTCCTCTGGGCAAGGACAGTGGTGGCAGCTGACCCAGTGtgctctcccttcctcctgcGAATGCCCCGTCTGCCTGCTGTGTGCCCAGCCCTAGGCTGTGTCtacccctttctttctttctttttttggtggctggctggtatggggatctgcacccttgaccttggtgttgtatcACTGTGctctgagttaactggccagcccctttctttctttctaaaaatttttttatttttagttgtaaaatacacaaaataaaaattaccatagTAACTATggtaaagtgtacagttcagtcgTATTAAGTACATTTATACCATTGTGCAATGAatctccagaaccttttcatcttcccagactgaaactctgtccccattaagcCCTAACCCACATtcccactcccccagccccttgcaacccccattccactttctgtctctatgagtttgactcCTCTAGATgcctcatacaagtggaatcatgcagtacttgtctttttgtggctggcttgtttcatgtagcataatgtcctcaaggttcatccatgttgtagcatgtgtcagagctttattcttttttttggctaAATAATAACCAATCATGTGGTTattattttgcttatccattcactgGTCAATGGACATGTGGGTTCTTTCAACCTTTGGCCTGTTGTGATGCCTCATTCCTACCCCACTTTGCCGGGGCCAGCTGAGTCCAGTAGAGGTGCCTTGCTCCTTTTTGGCCTAGGAAGGCCTGGGGTCAGGTGAGGGGGCAGTCCATGGTGTGAAGCTCTCACTTGTGCTGGCAGTGGGGTCCAACCCTTCTCTGCCACTGGAGCTATCTAACCTCATCAGTCTGCCAGGAGCATCGGGCCCAGGGTAGCAGGATTGGGGGGGTCAGTGGAGTGGAATGTTTACACCTGCACGATGCATAGAGTCTATGCTGATTCCTGCAGACCCTGGCTAAAGCTTCCCGTGACACCAAGGGGTTCAGAGTGTCAACAGCCCTTCCGACCCCACCTCTCTGCTGTGGGGTTTCACTGAGCTGTCAAGAGCTCTGTCCTCAGGACCTTGGTCAAGGGGCTGTCTCCTCTTCCCTCTATCAGGAGTCCTTTCCGAGTCTCCACCTGGCCAGCCTCTCCACACACCCTCCCCTCAGGCCAAACTGGCAAGTCCTGGCTGCTGGAAAGTCCTACCAGTCCCCTGGCCTTCACACTGACCCTGGGCATCTTGGAGGGTCGcctgttttgtttgtctggacTTGGCGGGAGCCTGCTTCTGTGGGTCAGGCGTGTCCTTCCGGCTCCTGAATTTCTATGTGGCACAAGCAGGCCAGGGTGCCTGTGGTTTCCCGTTCCAGCGCTTCCAGGGAGCCCCATCCTTCATGGCATCCTGCACTCAACAGCCATGGGTGCCCAGCATGGGTCTTTGAAAAAGGATGTTTTAGAAACGGGGCCTAACTCTGTCCAGGCTGCTACATCCACAGCAAGCCCCCCACCCGTCTGCCAGCCTACTTTCCCCAAACCcaaggcccagcccagcccccgggACAGCCAGCCCCATCCCAGGGGCGCAGCGGCCAGCGGAGCGTCCCCAGCACTGGGGTGATGGCCCCTCTTCACTGGTGTACCAGCTGCCTCTTGGGGAGGGATCAGCAGGACAGGATTGGGCGGGATGTGGGCTAGAAGACAGGGTCAGTTGCCGCTGCTCAGCCAGGGGAGACGGCCATCCCCGTACCCGCAGGTTCACGTGGACACCAACCCCACCCTCCTGCTACCCCTGGTCAAGCGGCCGGACCAGGACGGCAGGACGGCGCGGCGCCGAGGCCGGGGGCGGGGCACCGCGAGAGGTGATGCAGGGCTACAGACGGGGTGGCGGCCAGGCGGGGGCGGGCTGCACGTCCGGCCGccgaacccccccccccccacgctcCCCGGCAGCGGGATCGTTCCCCCGCCGCGCGCCCCGCCCACGCCCGCGCCGCTGCGATTGGTGGAAAGTTCCGGGACCGCGTCGTGATTGGCCGGTGAGCCGCCGGCCCCGCCCCACTCCCGCTTGAGGGCGCCCTGGCGCGGGGGCTGCGCCGAGGGCCCTCGGGCGCGGGGCTGCGCCGGGCGGGGCTGCTCCCGCCGCCGCTCCCGAGCCGGTCCCCGCTGCGGCCGCGGTCCCGAGACCCCAGATCCCTGAGACCCCGGCCCGTGCCCGCGGCCATGCGGCCCCAGGCGCTGCTGTGTGCCCTCTGCTGCGGCGTCCTGGCCGCGGCCGTCCGCGCCGGCTACTCGGAGAACCGCTGCGGCTGGAGGGGCAGGTACGACCCCCTCAGGAGGGCCGGGCACGGTGTCGCCCACACTTGGGGACGGCGGGCGCGCTCGCACCGGGCGGTGTCCTCCTCCACTGAGTGGGCGCAGCTGTCGGTGGCAGCGGGGAGGGGCGCGGGGCCCCCTGCCTCAGCGCCGCCCGTCTTGTCCCCAGCGGCCTGACCCAGGAGCCCGGCAGCGTGGGGCAGCTGGCCCTGGCCTGTGCTGAGGGCTCGATCGAGTGGCTGTACCCGGCCGGGGCGCTGCGCGTCGCCCTGGGAGGCCTCGAGCCCGGCGCGCGTCCATGCGTCACCTGCCTGCGGCCAGCGCGGCCCTTCGCGGGCGCCCAGGTCTTCGCAGAGCGGGCGGGCGGCGACCTGGAGCTGCTGCTGGCCGAGGGCCCGGGCCCGGCCGGGGGCCGCTGCGTACGCTGGGGTCCCGGCGAGCGCCGGGCGCTTTTCCTGCAGGCTACACCGCACCGCGACATCAGCCGCCGCGTGGCCGCCTTTCGCTTCGAGCTGCGCGAGGACAGCCGTCCGGAGCTGCCCCCGAAGGCCCACGAGCTTGGCGTGGACGGTGAGCGGTGGCCCGGGTGGGCGCTGCGTGGGAGTCCTGAAGTCGCACTCTACGCAGGCTTGGCGGGAAGGTGCCTTGTGCACACTGCACAGAGGGAGACTCTGAGACCTGAGGTCGAGTGGGCTCCTCAGAAGACACACAGCTAGCAAGGGGCAGTGCCTGGACAggtggaagggagaaagggatggaatggcccttccctccctctctccgcCCGTGATTCATTGCAGGAAAGGAGCTGGCCTGGTGGCAGAACGCAGGGAAGGGGAGGCCAGGCAGGGCAGCCTTGGGCCTCTGGTCCCTGaagtgtgggggaggggtggctgggACAGAATCAAAGCCTGCGGCCAAAGCTGTGCAGGGCTTCCCGGCCCAGCAGTgacctctcccccctccccccgcccaaCCAACAAAAGTCCAGTGTGCTGCGTGGTCACCATGGAGACGCCACCCGTCTCCCCGCAGGGCACCAGGCCCAGATCTTTGCCTTCCTGGAGCCTGGAGTCTGACCTGCAGGGAATGGGGCTCTCACTGTTCTGCCCCCTGGCCTCAGGCCAGAGACCTCAGAGCCCACCATTATCTCCTGCCTCCCCAGGAGGCAGCTCTGGGAGATCCCAGAGGGTTCCTGGATGCTCGTGTGCAAATGTAAGGTGGGTGTGCAAGAGTGTGCACAAGGACACTGGAGATCCAGGTGGGTGAGTCCTTGTTCCCGATTGCTGGGCACAGCCCTCCAGGCCCGGGTTTGTGTACATTCATATTGTGCAGGTGTGTGCCTGCAAGCGTACACCTGAATGCAAGTGTCTTTAGGGGTGTGTACACACATACTAGTGGCTCCCTTGCTCCCTGTGATCCCTAGGTGCCCTCAGGCCCTGAGAGGAGGGTCTGGCCACCTGCCCACTTCCTCCTGCCTCCTGTTGGGAGGAGGTCTGGGATGGTGCCTGGCAGAGGGCAGGGCCTGTGCTCATGACCTCTCCTGCATGCCAGGTGCCTGCAGGCCCTGCAGCGACGCTGAACAACTCCTGGTCGCGTGCACCAGTGACTTTGGTAAGTGTCCCTGTCATTGGGGGGGAACCTGGGGCCTGCCCTCCCCCAAGTGCCCACCACTGGCCAACATGTCTCCCCACAGTGATCCACGGGACCATCCACGGGGTCACCCACAACACAGAGCTGCAGGAGTCTGTCATCACTGTGGTGGCCACCCGTGTCCTCCGCCAGACGCTGCCACTGTT comes from Cynocephalus volans isolate mCynVol1 chromosome 6, mCynVol1.pri, whole genome shotgun sequence and encodes:
- the METRN gene encoding meteorin isoform X1, which produces MRPQALLCALCCGVLAAAVRAGYSENRCGWRGSGLTQEPGSVGQLALACAEGSIEWLYPAGALRVALGGLEPGARPCVTCLRPARPFAGAQVFAERAGGDLELLLAEGPGPAGGRCVRWGPGERRALFLQATPHRDISRRVAAFRFELREDSRPELPPKAHELGVDGACRPCSDAEQLLVACTSDFVIHGTIHGVTHNTELQESVITVVATRVLRQTLPLFQVEGSGGQGQASIRTPLRCGVHSGPGTFLFMGWGRFGEAWLGCAPRFQEFSRAYVAAHAAHLHPCEVALD
- the METRN gene encoding meteorin isoform X2, with amino-acid sequence MRHLPAASAALRGRPGLRRAGGRRPGAAAGRGPGPGRGPLRTLGSRRAPGAFPAGYTAPRHQPPRGRLSLRAARGQPSGAAPEGPRAWRGRCPQALRGGSGHLPTSSCLLLGGGLGWCLAEGRACAHDLSCMPGACRPCSDAEQLLVACTSDFVIHGTIHGVTHNTELQESVITVVATRVLRQTLPLFQVEGSGGQGQASIRTPLRCGVHSGPGTFLFMGWGRFGEAWLGCAPRFQEFSRAYVAAHAAHLHPCEVALD